The proteins below come from a single Malus domestica chromosome 03, GDT2T_hap1 genomic window:
- the LOC139187734 gene encoding inactive beta-amylase 4, chloroplastic-like isoform X1, with the protein MIDLYTKSFSNWFPTQIGDQNKHIYYWDQNGFSNDDYLTLGVDHVPLFCGRTALHCYEDFRYPAHPFGDGRWKFPGIGEFQSYDKYMMGDLKSAASKEGNLSGKRRDHKRLAVTTVSHLTFLSLERERKVLFLIMGACLIISHEKFLHS; encoded by the exons ATGATTGATCTCTATACGAAGAGCTTTTCAAACTGGTTTCCGACTCAG ATTGGTGATCAGAATAAGCATATATATTATTGGGACCAAAATGGATTTTCCAATGATGATTATCTTACACTGGGAGTTGACCATGTTCCTCTCTTTTGCGGACGGACTGCCCTCCATTGTTATGAAGATTTCAG ATATCCTGCACATCCTTTTGGTGATGGTAGATGGAAGTTTCCTGGAATCGGTGAATTCCAGAGCTATGACAAGTACAT gatgggtgaccttaAGTCGGCTGCAAGCAAGGAAGGAAACCTCAGTGGGAAGAGAAGGGACCACAAAAGGCTGGCTGTTACAACAGTCTCCCATCTGACGTTCCTTTCTTTGGAGAGGGAGAGGAAAGTTTTGTTTCTGATTATGGGAGCTTGCTTAATTATTTCCCATGAAAAATTTCTGCATAGCTAA
- the LOC139187734 gene encoding inactive beta-amylase 4, chloroplastic-like isoform X2 encodes MQITHTGICSLYRWEILCDRWQWRTIAVVRKCTTVRRSFFCFREVSFDDKPDRRNLLRNVSTLPVFKKGLFTRCSPSLAGNNVMMHVDAFCSNGTGRPRIRKIKALTVALKALKLACVHGIAVEVWWGIVERFSPLAYD; translated from the exons ATGCAAATTACACACACTGGGATTTGCTCTCTCTATCGCTGGGAGATTCTCTGTGATCGATGGCAGTGGCGGACAATCGCAGTCGTCCGCAAATGCACAACCGtgaggaggagcttcttctgcTTCAGAGAAGTCAGTTTCGACGACAAGCCCGACCGCCGAAACCTCCTCCGAAACGTTTCGACCCTTCCTGTCTTTAAAAAAGGCCTCTTTACTCGCTGCAGCCCATCCCTTGCCGGAAACA ATGTGATGATGCATGTCGATGCCTTCTGCAGTAATGGTACGGGCCGTCCAAGGATTAGGAA AATCAAGGCCTTAACTGTAGCTCTAAAAGCACTCAAGTTGGCATGTGTCCACGGAATTGCAGTTGAGGTTTGGTGGGGAATCGTAGAGCGTTTCTCTCCTCTGGCATATGATTGA